The nucleotide sequence CTGCGCGTGACCTAATTGATCTAAAATATCTTCGATATGTGGCAAGGGGTAAGCGTTTTCTCGTTTAGTTTGCGGTAATCTATTACGATCCACCACTTCCGTTCGCTGGATGCATCGAGTTTTTTCGGGACGACCCAAAGGGGACTAGACCAAGGACCGGTCGAGGGCTTGATGATACGTTGTTTAAGCATTTTATCAATTTGCTTATTAACTTCATTCTTATGAATTTCAGGATATCGATAAGTTTTAGCATGGATAGGGACTTCGTCCGAAGTAGGCATACTGTGAGAAATAGCGTTGATAGAAGTGAGTTGGTCATTTGGTAAATGAAATATGTCGTTATACTCATGACAAATAGAACGAATGGAAGTTTCTTCTTCGGAATTTAGATGTTCGAGTCGGAGATTCTTTCCAAAATTTGTACTCGTTGAGTCCTTGAAATGGTCAGAGGATATCAGGAAATCAGAGGATATTGAAAATACTTGTTTAAATATAGGAGCAGGCTCAATGCTGAGTTCCGGTGTAGgaatcatttttgttaacCCTTGAACCCTTAAAACGTTAATTCTACCCTGGGGTCTGGgacaatttaaatatttttatttattctaataagtaattaaatcagcaatacaaaaaataggttataattttttagacAAACATATTTGACATATGGCTTGGGTATGTTGGCCACATAGCGGATTTCGACACGTGCCACATGTGATCTTAGTTTTCCGGTCCTTTTCGCTGGGACACACAGCGCACCTTTTTTTGGTCATGAGAGCAGGAACCGGTGCTACTACAGGTCGCGACTTTTCCTCGAAAAAGATTCCTCCTAATAGAACTTGGAGATGAACTGGGTAGGTAAAGTTCGCCACGTAAAACGTTCCTCCATTTGTGGTGCAATGAGTGCCAAGgtcagattttttaaaaacttgcGTCGCTTGTGATCTGTTTTTGTTGTCATTTTTAGGAGAACATACGAATTAAcaccaactttttttttattttttgtacctCTCATAAATCGTAGGATGAGATTTAGGAATAATGGGGGCTGAAGAAGGATTCATAGATAATAATAAGAAGGGTAATAGATAAGAATAGGAGTTACTTTCTTGCCCCATTCTTTACAGAATCTTTTCCTGTATGAATCACTAGTTAAAGATGGATTTTCTAAAAGAACTATTGCTATGGCCCGCCATTCAAATGTTGATGTATATTCCAAGATTTCTTTGTTTATATCATCGTAAGCTCTAGTTTCTGATATTACAGAGGAGCTATGATCTTTCGCCAACACAAGACGTTTTGGTAGTATgtgtaaaaagtttttcatgtCTCGAGAGAAAGGGTTTATTCTATGCTTTACCCAGAATCGTAACACTAAGTCTAAAGTCTCTTGATCGTCTCCGCATATGTTCATTGCTTTTTTCCATACTTTAGAGGTGCTGCCAGTCTCAgatattttgatttctttttctagTGCGTCtatttcattttctatttctagAGTACTGAGATTAGGATAGTccatggtttttgagatagtTGCCATAATGCTTTTGGTTGAAGGATCTGTTTTTACTGAATTAACACCAActatatttaaaagtttataaaaaattgccATTGGCCATCTCCTTGTCTTCCTGGACACGCTGTACTTATGACACAGTTGATCCATCAAATCGATCtctagtattttatttttagcatCTGGATCTGCTGTTGTGTGCATTGTCGATAGCAGAGTAACCACCTTCTTTTGTTTAGATTTCGGAGGACAGTATGACAAAAGACTAAGTGCTCCCGAAAAGGCAAACTTGGCAGTATTTCGATCAAAGTTTTTTAGCTCTAGTAGAAGAGAAGGAAtctctcttttgttttttcgtAGTGTTCCTGCAATAGTGACTTGTTTATCCAACAATTGTATGGAGGTGAATCAATTATCACAAGTCAAGTTACGATTCGTGCCATGGATAGGCTCAGTCAATGTCATTGTGTAAAAATGTGCCGACGGAATGTTTCTCGGAGGGGAGTCCTTGCCTAAATAGACAACAGCTCGAATCATGTAAGCAGTTTTGGAGTCccataacattattatttttattccatACTTGTTAGGTTTACTTGGAACATACATTTTGAAAACACACCTGCCTCTGAATACCAGTAACATTTCGTCTAACGTACAGCAATCAGACGGGCTATATACATCATTAGAAACGTTGACGATGTAATCAAAAACGTCTCTTATTGGTGCCAGTCTATCATTCTGTCGGCGTTCTTCTGTCGTGGAACGATCGTCGAATCTCACGCAATTTGTTAGAAACTCAAATCTGGCTTCAGTCATAGTAGCACGAAAATAAGCAACCCCTGAGTTTTTGTCAAAGGTTCTTTGGTAGTCACATAATTCATATTGAGAACTCCATTCTATTAATAAAGCCCAAACAAAGCTTCTATTTCCATCACATTTGTATCTTTAACAAAAGAAGGACGAATATTATCAGAAGTTGATGGGCTTTCCTTTTCTGTGTTCTGTACAGGCCTATCccgtttgtatttttctctttgTCTAGTAATTTCAACATTAGTGTTGCTGACTATTTCGTCTAATTTTTGCTGCGTTAATGGATTTAGTATGTAATAGAAAATTAGCTTTGTTTCTCCTGATGTAGTTATTGGAGAGTTTGGATTGAGTCCCTTTAAACATACGGGATTGGAATTAGAAATAGTAAAAGAGTCGAGGCTAGACAGTTTTATTAAAGATATGGAAGCACCGGTGTGTTTTTCTTCCTCATGTAGAGGATGTAGAAGATTCTCGCACAGATTTTCACCCATTGTCGTGACATTGTTGCATAAGTAACGAAAATCTTGTACGGCGTTTGAAGCTGTCTCCATGTCAGTGGTTATTCTTGTCTTATTTATAGTTGTATCGATGCGGAATAGACCTCTTTCAATCTTGACGTGTCCGATGTCTTCTATATATAACCCGGATTTCAAGTAGTGAACATTATAGTTAGCCGCCGTTGCATTTTGGATGGTGACCAATAACAGCATCATTGTAATTCCATTTGTGGAATTCGTTCTTGGTCGAGGTGGTAGATATTGAAGTCTTCCATTGTTACAGCTAATGTTCTCCTTTTGATGATCCTCATGATTTTTATCTTCAGTAGGGAGAGGAATCAAATTGTGGATGCTGCGTTTTAGTGTAGCACCTCCTGCCTTCTTGACAGTTACTACTCTTACGGTGCCATCGGCTGCGGGATGAGTTTCAGTAATTTTGGCTAATGGTCATTTGCCGGGGTCGACGATGTTATCTTTTAACATTACCACATCTCCAGGTGGAAAATTTTCTTCCCGTGAAGTCCATTTTAATCTTTGTTGTAATCTACTCAGGTATTCTCGAGACCATGACTGCCAAAAgtcacttttcattttttggacGAGTTTCCATCTTATCGAGAGATTCTCGTGTATATGTGACCTTTCTTCTGGTGGTGCGATGATTGGTCTTCCAATTAAAAAGTGACCTGGAGTAATTACTTCTTCTGTGACGTCTTCGCTGATTGACACGGGTGGTCGTGAATTCAAACAGGCTTCTATTTAATACAGCAACGTTGTTAACTCTTCAAAGGTAAGGGTTGAATCTCCAATTACACGTTTTAAATGGTGTGTAATTGATTTTACACCGGCTTCCCAAATTCCTCCGAAGTGAGGAGCTGCGGGCGGAATGAAGTGCCACTGAGTTCCTTGTACTGTCAGGGCATTTTGAACTTCGGGTTTTGACGTTATTGATGTTACTTCTCCTCCTAGTATTTTGTGAGCGCCTACGAAGTTCGTCCCATTGTCGCTGTACATGTGAGCACAGTGACCTCTTCTTGAGACAAATCTCCGGAACGCTGCTATAAATGCTTCTGTTGTCATATCGCTGACCGCTTCTGTATGGATCGCTCTGATGGTTAGACACACGAAGACTGCAATGTACCCCTTGTATGATTTGTAACCTCTTCCTTTCGTAGTCCTTATTTGAATGGGACCGGCATAGTCGACACCAGTGCGTGTAAATTGAGGAGATGGTGTGATTCTAGGGCTTGGTAATTCACCCATCAGCTGTTTGGCCGTCTCTGCCTTGTACCGTATGCATTCGTAGACTTCAAAAGTCCTTGTTATCTTACGAAGAAAAACACCCAATCATTGTTCTATATCATTCTCATCTCTCGACACTACTAATACACAATGCGCACCGATCAACATTACATGGTGGAATCAATTAACTCTCGCACACCTTCGCAGAAGATTCTGGATTATCAATGGAAAGAGAGCAGTAGAAAAATGCATTCGAAATTgtgtaaaataatttcttctgtTTGTAACCAAGCTGGACCAGTCCACCACAATGAATACTTTGCTAATTTCTCGGGCTCAATTCCACGTGATATGATGTCAGCTGGGTTATTGGCAGTATCTACGTGTCTCCAACAATCTTTTGCGATTAACCTGTTGATTTCTGCTACTCGATTTGCCACGAACGTTTTCCATCTTATCGGATCGCCTTTTATCCACGCTAACGTGTTTCTTAAATCCGGCCAAGTGACGACGGTGGTATTTTCTCTTAACTCCAGGATTGTAAGTGTTCGCTTGACGAGTTTGACCAGAAGAACCGCTGCGCATAGCTCTAGTCTTTGAAGAGTAATTTTTGATCGTGCTGGCGCCACTTTGGACTTTGCAGTGAGTAACGTTGTCCGTGACTGACCATCGTTTTCTATACATCTTATGTCTCCTCCACACTCTCGCGGAGTAGCTTCGACGAGTAACC is from Onthophagus taurus isolate NC chromosome 8, IU_Otau_3.0, whole genome shotgun sequence and encodes:
- the LOC139431040 gene encoding uncharacterized protein, whose translation is MGELPSPRITPSPQFTRTGVDYAGPIQIRTTKGRGYKSYKGYIAVFVCLTIRAIHTEAVSDMTTEAFIAAFRRFVSRRGHCAHMYSDNGTNFVGAHKILGGEVTSITSKPEVQNALTVQGTQWHFIPPAAPHFGGIWEAGVKSITHHLKRVIGDSTLTFEELTTLLY